A window of the Polaribacter sp. HaHaR_3_91 genome harbors these coding sequences:
- a CDS encoding acyl-CoA thioesterase II: MKNTKELISLLNLEDLGNHNFSGNSVTIGSPNVFGGQVIAQAVNAAYKTIPENRFLHSLHSYFLEAGDLTIPINYHVQEVRNGGSFSTRRVTASQNEKTIFILAASFHKEEDGFEHQATFDATIKQPEKLLSWDDMLKKFGDFLPKSMKYFLSIERPIEFKPVRIPNPLQPENLPPNEQVWFRLKGEKQEMAFRTKQEILSYISDYNILNAAFNPNASNYNFGNTQTASLDHSMWFFRDFDFDDWMLYSVESPNAFGARGLSKGNIFTRDGKLIASVAQEGLLRPMKK, encoded by the coding sequence ATGAAAAACACTAAAGAATTAATTTCACTTTTAAATTTAGAAGATTTAGGTAACCATAATTTTAGCGGAAACAGCGTAACCATTGGTAGTCCAAATGTTTTTGGCGGACAAGTTATAGCACAAGCGGTAAATGCGGCTTATAAAACCATACCAGAAAATCGTTTTTTACATTCTTTACATTCTTATTTTTTAGAGGCTGGAGATTTAACAATTCCTATTAATTATCATGTACAAGAAGTAAGAAATGGAGGTAGTTTTTCTACAAGAAGAGTTACTGCAAGTCAAAATGAAAAAACTATTTTTATTCTAGCAGCTTCATTTCATAAAGAAGAAGATGGTTTTGAGCACCAGGCAACGTTTGATGCAACTATAAAACAACCAGAAAAATTATTGAGTTGGGATGATATGTTAAAAAAGTTTGGTGATTTTTTACCAAAATCCATGAAATACTTTTTAAGTATAGAAAGACCTATAGAATTTAAACCCGTAAGAATACCAAACCCATTACAACCAGAAAACTTACCACCAAACGAGCAAGTTTGGTTTCGCTTAAAAGGTGAAAAGCAAGAAATGGCTTTTAGAACAAAACAAGAAATTCTTTCCTATATTTCTGATTACAACATACTAAATGCCGCATTTAACCCAAATGCGAGTAATTACAATTTTGGAAACACTCAAACCGCAAGTTTAGATCATTCTATGTGGTTTTTTAGAGATTTCGATTTTGATGATTGGATGTTGTACTCTGTAGAATCTCCAAATGCTTTTGGTGCTAGAGGTTTATCTAAAGGAAATATTTTTACAAGAGATGGTAAATTAATTGCCTCTGTAGCGCAAGAAGGATTGTTAAGACCTATGAAAAAGTAG
- a CDS encoding SdpI family protein — MSETLIYIFTTNGLLFLISILFWKFPPKKVNGIYGYKTPKAMLNQEIWDFANANFNKSFLIYSGISFLGALALVNFATIELTWQPMVLVLLSILVSVIKTERALNDNFTEEGKKKKN, encoded by the coding sequence ATGAGTGAAACTTTGATATATATATTTACCACAAACGGGTTATTATTTTTAATAAGTATTCTTTTTTGGAAATTCCCTCCAAAAAAAGTGAATGGAATTTATGGTTACAAAACACCAAAAGCAATGCTAAATCAAGAAATATGGGATTTTGCGAATGCTAATTTTAATAAAAGTTTTTTAATCTACTCTGGTATTTCTTTTTTAGGTGCCTTAGCTCTTGTAAACTTTGCTACTATAGAATTAACTTGGCAACCAATGGTTTTAGTGCTATTATCTATTTTAGTTAGTGTTATAAAAACAGAAAGAGCATTAAACGATAATTTTACTGAGGAAGGTAAAAAGAAGAAAAATTAG
- the recO gene encoding DNA repair protein RecO: MAVVTTKAIVLSALKFGDSSLIVKCFTEEEGVKSYLIRGILKAKKGGLKAAYFQPLTQLTIVASHNNKGTLNSIKEVQVSYPYQTIYRDIVKQSVVLFLSEVLSYAIKEEEKNEGLYEYLESGLIWLDLHDKIANFHLLFLLNLTRFLGFYPDLSDADKLGFDLSEGVFSDLTSQKNLISGNYYYQFKKLLGITFDEIENVSFGKQERQIVLKIIIQYFELHLDGFRKPKSLQILETVFS; the protein is encoded by the coding sequence ATGGCTGTTGTAACTACAAAAGCAATTGTTTTAAGTGCTTTAAAATTTGGAGACTCAAGCCTAATTGTAAAATGTTTTACAGAAGAAGAAGGGGTAAAGTCTTATTTAATTAGAGGTATTTTAAAAGCTAAAAAAGGAGGGTTAAAAGCAGCTTATTTTCAGCCATTAACACAGCTAACAATTGTTGCAAGCCACAATAATAAAGGGACTTTAAATTCTATTAAAGAAGTTCAGGTTTCATACCCTTATCAAACTATTTATAGAGATATTGTTAAGCAATCTGTGGTGTTGTTTTTATCTGAAGTATTGTCTTATGCAATAAAAGAAGAGGAAAAGAATGAAGGGCTTTACGAGTATTTAGAATCGGGACTTATTTGGTTAGATTTACATGATAAAATTGCAAATTTTCACTTGTTATTTTTACTGAATTTAACCCGTTTTCTAGGTTTTTATCCAGATTTGTCTGATGCTGATAAATTGGGATTTGATTTAAGTGAGGGGGTCTTCTCTGACCTAACCTCTCAAAAAAATCTTATTTCTGGTAATTATTATTACCAATTCAAAAAGCTATTAGGAATTACTTTTGATGAAATAGAAAATGTATCTTTTGGTAAACAAGAAAGACAGATCGTTTTAAAAATTATAATTCAGTACTTCGAACTCCATTTAGATGGGTTTAGGAAGCCAAAATCACTCCAAATTTTAGAAACAGTTTTTAGTTGA
- a CDS encoding class I SAM-dependent methyltransferase, whose protein sequence is MKLITLDDFIDTYFKAIQRGSKFFFSKFTFNKEVRTKSAFDNSSFISSNFWSIPKVVERWNFLISGDKNVDYISFITDDFLKDKTNLRLLSLGSGICNPEIELAKNNTIFKEVVCLDIADNLLQIAAKKAAKNGVTNIKFIAKNIDDFEFNKNDFDVIFFKASLHHFDKIESLLSGRVQKVLKPDGLLIINEFVGTTRHQFSKTQITAINEALKSIPKKFRTRFKSNLHKNKYRGVGVLRMIMANPSECIDSESIIPSIHKHYTTLVERPYGNNLLMSTLRDISHHFYELDTEKEQVLDKLFALEDKYLKENQSDFVFGIYQNKK, encoded by the coding sequence ATGAAACTGATTACTTTAGATGATTTTATAGACACGTATTTTAAAGCAATACAACGAGGTAGCAAGTTTTTCTTTTCTAAATTTACGTTTAACAAAGAAGTTAGAACAAAAAGTGCTTTTGATAACTCTTCCTTTATTTCTTCTAATTTTTGGTCTATTCCTAAGGTTGTAGAACGATGGAATTTTTTAATTTCTGGTGATAAAAATGTAGATTATATTAGTTTTATTACGGATGATTTTTTGAAAGACAAAACCAATCTAAGGCTTCTTTCTTTAGGTTCTGGTATTTGCAATCCAGAAATTGAATTGGCCAAAAACAACACCATTTTTAAAGAAGTTGTTTGTTTAGATATTGCTGACAATTTGCTTCAGATTGCAGCGAAAAAAGCAGCGAAAAATGGCGTAACAAACATTAAATTTATTGCTAAGAACATTGATGATTTTGAGTTTAATAAAAATGATTTTGATGTTATATTCTTTAAAGCTTCTTTACATCATTTTGATAAAATAGAATCTTTATTATCTGGCAGAGTACAAAAAGTATTAAAACCAGATGGATTACTTATAATTAATGAATTTGTAGGAACTACAAGGCATCAGTTTTCTAAAACACAAATAACAGCAATCAATGAAGCGTTAAAATCTATTCCTAAGAAATTTAGAACACGATTTAAAAGTAACCTTCATAAAAACAAATACAGAGGCGTTGGTGTGCTTAGAATGATCATGGCAAACCCTTCTGAATGTATTGATTCAGAAAGTATTATTCCGTCTATCCATAAACATTATACCACGCTTGTAGAAAGACCTTACGGAAATAATTTATTGATGAGCACGCTTAGAGATATTTCTCATCATTTCTATGAATTAGATACCGAAAAGGAGCAAGTTTTGGACAAGCTTTTTGCCCTAGAAGACAAATATCTAAAAGAAAATCAGTCTGATTTTGTATTTGGCATTTATCAGAATAAAAAATAA
- a CDS encoding CYTH domain-containing protein, whose protein sequence is MSLEIERKFLVKNDDFKRESFAQKSIKQGYLNSDKNRTVRVRIADEKAFMTIKGKSNATGTTRFEWEKEIDKSEAESLLLLCEPSVIDKTRYLIKVGDHTFEVDEFYGDNQGLTVAEVELNSETETFTKPNWLDQEVTGDVKYYNSSISKHPFKDWI, encoded by the coding sequence ATGAGTTTAGAAATAGAAAGAAAATTTTTAGTAAAAAACGACGATTTTAAACGTGAAAGTTTTGCTCAAAAAAGCATTAAACAAGGCTATTTAAATTCTGATAAAAACAGAACTGTAAGAGTTAGAATTGCAGATGAAAAAGCTTTTATGACTATTAAAGGAAAATCTAACGCAACAGGAACAACTCGTTTTGAATGGGAAAAAGAAATTGACAAATCGGAAGCCGAAAGTTTACTTTTATTATGTGAACCTAGTGTAATTGATAAAACAAGATATTTAATTAAAGTTGGTGATCACACTTTTGAAGTGGATGAATTTTATGGCGACAACCAAGGTTTAACAGTTGCAGAAGTAGAATTAAACTCAGAAACTGAAACTTTTACAAAACCAAATTGGCTAGACCAAGAAGTTACTGGAGATGTAAAATACTATAATTCTAGCATTAGTAAACATCCTTTTAAAGATTGGATTTAA
- a CDS encoding hemolysin III family protein has translation MSVKLNPGYSETEERLNVLSHGLGLLASVIVFPFLIVKATNYANFWDIASFVIYGVSLIVLYAASTFYHAAKNPKKRRRLNIFDHAAIYALIAGSYTPFCLVALNSDLGWYMFIAVWIFALTGIILKLFFTGRFDKISTAMYLLMGWQVVFFIKPLMVALPSFNLNLLIGGGVFYTIGAILYSIKKIPYNHAIFHVFVLLGSISHFIGIYYL, from the coding sequence ATGAGTGTAAAATTAAATCCAGGATATTCCGAAACAGAAGAACGCTTAAACGTTTTGTCTCATGGTTTAGGTTTGCTTGCAAGTGTAATTGTTTTTCCTTTTTTAATAGTAAAAGCAACCAACTATGCTAACTTTTGGGATATTGCTAGTTTTGTTATTTATGGGGTGAGTTTAATTGTTTTATATGCAGCATCTACATTTTATCATGCTGCTAAAAATCCGAAGAAAAGAAGACGGTTAAATATTTTTGATCATGCCGCTATTTATGCTTTAATTGCTGGGAGTTATACTCCTTTTTGTTTGGTCGCTTTAAATTCTGACTTAGGTTGGTATATGTTTATTGCGGTTTGGATTTTTGCCTTAACAGGTATTATTTTAAAGCTATTTTTTACAGGAAGGTTCGATAAAATTTCTACAGCAATGTATCTTTTAATGGGCTGGCAAGTGGTGTTTTTTATAAAACCTTTAATGGTTGCTTTACCAAGTTTTAATTTAAACTTATTAATTGGCGGAGGAGTTTTTTACACCATTGGCGCTATATTATATTCCATCAAAAAGATACCTTATAACCACGCCATTTTTCACGTATTTGTTTTATTAGGCAGTATCAGTCATTTTATTGGAATTTACTACCTGTAA
- a CDS encoding 1-acyl-sn-glycerol-3-phosphate acyltransferase: protein MKYLKVPFLLIWRLWFYLLMIITILVMSPLLLLFTFKEAHYHIFWRIARVLSKILIYGMGFRLNVQFDEELEPNKSYMFCPNHTSLMDPFVLIAISKNPIVFVGKQELVKIPVFGFFYKRVVIMVDRNNPESRRRVFSMAKKRLQNGVSMAIFPEGLVPEEDVILAPFKKGAFSLAIEFEIPIVPQVYYDCKRLFSWDIFKGGMGVFRVRQHKFISTKGLSLKDRDQLKDKTFDMIYNDLANDKKYMKDTNSTK from the coding sequence ATGAAGTACCTTAAGGTTCCTTTTCTTTTAATTTGGCGTTTGTGGTTTTACCTTTTAATGATCATAACTATTTTAGTGATGTCTCCACTTTTATTGTTATTCACTTTTAAAGAAGCGCATTATCATATTTTTTGGAGAATTGCTAGAGTTTTATCTAAAATTCTAATTTACGGAATGGGTTTTCGTTTAAATGTACAATTTGATGAAGAATTAGAACCGAATAAAAGTTATATGTTTTGCCCAAACCATACTTCTTTAATGGATCCTTTTGTTTTGATTGCCATCAGTAAAAATCCTATTGTATTTGTTGGTAAACAAGAGTTGGTTAAAATTCCTGTTTTTGGTTTTTTCTATAAACGAGTGGTAATTATGGTAGATAGAAATAATCCCGAAAGTAGAAGAAGAGTTTTTAGCATGGCTAAAAAAAGATTGCAAAACGGCGTAAGTATGGCTATTTTTCCAGAAGGATTAGTGCCGGAAGAAGATGTAATTTTGGCACCATTTAAAAAAGGAGCTTTTAGTTTAGCAATAGAGTTTGAGATACCAATTGTACCACAAGTTTATTACGATTGTAAACGTTTGTTTTCTTGGGATATTTTTAAAGGAGGTATGGGAGTTTTTAGAGTACGCCAGCATAAATTTATTTCTACAAAAGGGTTGTCTTTAAAAGATAGAGATCAATTAAAAGATAAGACATTTGATATGATTTACAACGATTTGGCAAATGATAAAAAGTATATGAAAGATACAAATAGCACAAAATGA
- the trpS gene encoding tryptophan--tRNA ligase: protein MSRILTGVQSTGTPHLGNLLGAILPAIKMANSPGNESFIFIADMHSLTQIKDGKELRENTYSVAATWLACGLDINKTIFYRQSDIPQTTELTWYLSCFFPYQRLTLAHGFKDKADRLGDVNAGLFTYPMLMAADILLYDAEVVPVGKDQLQHLEMTRDVANRFNNIVGETLVPPQAEIQKNTKLVPGIDGEKMSKSRNNIINIFLPDKKLRKQIMSIKTDSLGLEDPKNPDTDNVFGLYKLLASDEQIATMRANYEGGNYGYGHAKQALYELILEQFSPIRDRYNHYMENKHELDEALKIGAEKATVVANGVLKRVRSKIGY from the coding sequence ATGTCTAGAATTTTAACAGGTGTACAAAGTACAGGAACTCCACATTTAGGAAATTTATTAGGGGCTATTTTACCAGCAATAAAAATGGCAAATAGTCCAGGAAATGAATCTTTTATATTTATTGCAGATATGCATTCTTTAACCCAAATTAAAGATGGAAAAGAATTAAGAGAAAACACGTACAGTGTTGCTGCTACTTGGCTTGCTTGTGGATTAGACATTAATAAAACCATATTTTACAGACAAAGCGACATACCACAAACTACAGAATTGACTTGGTATTTAAGCTGTTTTTTTCCATATCAAAGACTAACTTTAGCACACGGATTTAAAGATAAAGCTGATAGATTAGGTGATGTAAATGCAGGTTTATTTACCTACCCAATGTTAATGGCTGCAGATATTTTATTGTATGATGCAGAAGTTGTACCTGTTGGTAAAGATCAGTTACAACATTTAGAAATGACCCGTGATGTAGCCAATAGATTTAACAATATTGTCGGCGAAACATTGGTTCCGCCTCAAGCAGAAATTCAAAAAAACACAAAATTAGTTCCTGGAATTGATGGTGAAAAAATGAGTAAATCTAGAAATAACATTATCAATATTTTCTTACCAGACAAGAAGTTAAGAAAACAAATAATGTCTATTAAAACAGATAGTTTAGGTTTAGAAGATCCTAAAAACCCAGATACAGATAATGTTTTTGGACTCTATAAGTTATTAGCTTCTGATGAGCAGATTGCAACAATGAGAGCAAATTACGAAGGTGGTAATTATGGCTACGGACACGCAAAACAAGCTTTATATGAATTGATTCTTGAGCAATTTTCACCAATAAGAGACCGTTACAATCATTATATGGAAAATAAGCATGAACTTGATGAGGCTTTAAAAATTGGAGCAGAAAAAGCAACTGTAGTTGCAAACGGAGTTCTAAAAAGAGTAAGGTCAAAAATTGGTTACTAA
- a CDS encoding DUF1761 domain-containing protein: protein MQTNIYIFFIAALIPLVIGFIWYGPLLGNTWMKEMGFTKESLANKNMVLTFILCYIFSFFIAFILQSLVIHQGGVFSTMLVSGSTELEGEALAYFEDFMTKYGNNYRTFKHGLLHGILTGLFFVLPILSIIAMFERKSVKYVAINAGYWIVTLAFMGGIICEWA from the coding sequence ATGCAAACGAATATTTACATCTTTTTTATAGCTGCTTTAATTCCTTTAGTTATCGGTTTTATCTGGTATGGTCCCTTACTTGGAAATACTTGGATGAAAGAAATGGGATTTACCAAAGAATCTTTAGCTAACAAGAATATGGTATTAACGTTTATACTCTGTTATATATTTAGTTTTTTTATAGCTTTCATTTTACAATCTCTTGTAATTCATCAAGGTGGTGTTTTCTCTACAATGTTAGTATCTGGTTCAACAGAATTAGAAGGTGAAGCGTTGGCTTATTTTGAGGACTTTATGACTAAGTATGGAAATAATTATAGAACCTTTAAACACGGTTTATTACACGGTATTTTAACGGGACTGTTTTTTGTATTACCTATTTTATCAATTATAGCAATGTTTGAAAGGAAATCAGTAAAATACGTTGCTATTAATGCTGGTTATTGGATAGTAACTTTGGCATTTATGGGAGGTATTATATGTGAATGGGCATAG
- a CDS encoding DUF4837 family protein → MKKIFTLLAFTVLFTSCGGGNDKITLRSSVGKVNKVMVVTKASDWAGDIGKEIRNSFGELMVGLPQPEPLLSVSQVAPNGFGKMMQAGRNILVIGVADEEKYFVRTNVYADPQTIVYVYAKDKEGVVNLFKKHHEEIIKTFIASDVKMLQNLFAKNKLDDSQFKTLQNLGISLTINNKFNTVDDTGDFLWLRQHLSSGIAKTGSNNILVYSVPLEDETQVSDSIVAVRNRIGKKYIPGSDPETMHMITEKAYTPFTFDAVIDGKKAYETRGKWEVKNDFMAGPFLNYTVVDKKNNRLIIFEGFTYAPSVNKRAFLFELEATAKSMKIK, encoded by the coding sequence ATGAAAAAAATATTTACGTTACTTGCATTTACAGTTTTATTTACCTCATGTGGTGGAGGTAACGATAAAATTACTTTACGATCATCTGTTGGTAAAGTAAACAAAGTAATGGTAGTTACTAAAGCTAGTGATTGGGCTGGTGATATTGGTAAAGAAATAAGAAATTCTTTTGGAGAATTGATGGTTGGTTTGCCCCAACCAGAGCCTCTTTTATCTGTTTCTCAAGTGGCTCCAAATGGTTTTGGAAAGATGATGCAAGCTGGTAGAAATATTCTGGTTATTGGTGTTGCCGATGAAGAAAAATATTTTGTTAGAACTAATGTTTATGCAGATCCACAAACTATTGTTTATGTGTATGCTAAAGACAAAGAAGGTGTTGTAAACTTGTTTAAAAAACATCATGAAGAAATTATTAAAACCTTTATAGCTTCGGATGTTAAAATGCTTCAAAATTTGTTTGCAAAAAACAAATTGGATGATTCTCAATTTAAAACACTTCAAAATTTAGGGATTTCATTAACCATCAATAATAAATTTAACACCGTAGATGATACGGGAGATTTTTTATGGTTGCGTCAGCATTTATCAAGCGGAATTGCAAAAACAGGAAGTAATAATATTTTAGTGTATTCTGTTCCTTTAGAAGATGAAACACAAGTATCTGATAGTATTGTAGCTGTTAGAAATAGAATTGGTAAGAAATATATACCAGGTTCAGACCCAGAAACCATGCATATGATTACAGAAAAAGCATATACTCCTTTTACTTTTGATGCTGTTATAGATGGTAAAAAAGCCTATGAAACTCGTGGTAAGTGGGAAGTTAAAAATGATTTTATGGCAGGTCCATTTTTAAACTATACGGTGGTGGATAAAAAGAACAACCGATTAATTATTTTTGAAGGTTTCACGTATGCACCTTCTGTTAACAAAAGAGCATTTTTGTTTGAGTTAGAAGCAACTGCAAAATCTATGAAGATCAAATAA
- a CDS encoding lytic transglycosylase domain-containing protein produces the protein MNKLIIFLLFTSTIFSQIKKDTLFITKDTLKEPVRKSFFSDADLDAIDSLLVDDKFNSALVDSLSYVINDIDIIGNTSTVLTTDLLKLRLTALNNKTPFNLAFNPSLEQVINSYLLHRKRYYPALMAKAKYYFPMFEQYLDQYDIPLEMKYLAIVESALRPKIKSGAGATGLWQFMYGTGVEFDLKVSSYVDERQDPVKATIAACKYLSQLFTVFGDWDLALAAYNSGPGNVRKAIKRSGGYTNYWNIRPYLPRETASYVPAFYATMYIFEYANEHNIYSELPQFFNFQTDTIHVKRTISFDQISEKIAIDEEVLSELNPSYKLDIIPFVEDKNYALILPSNKIIEFLDKEKEIYALADTDDAQREKPLPKYFEMDQRIRYRVVNGDFLGKIANKFGVRVSDLKRWNSLKTSRLKIGQRLSVYPKKIGK, from the coding sequence ATGAATAAACTAATTATATTCCTCCTATTTACTAGTACTATTTTTTCACAAATAAAAAAAGATACTTTATTTATAACCAAAGACACCTTAAAAGAGCCTGTTAGAAAAAGTTTTTTTTCTGATGCAGATTTAGATGCAATTGATAGCTTATTAGTTGATGATAAATTTAATTCGGCTTTAGTAGATTCGTTAAGTTATGTAATAAATGATATAGATATTATAGGAAACACAAGCACTGTTTTAACAACAGATTTATTAAAATTACGTCTTACTGCTTTAAATAATAAAACGCCTTTTAATTTAGCATTTAATCCTTCTTTAGAACAAGTAATTAATAGTTATTTATTGCATCGTAAAAGATACTATCCTGCTTTAATGGCAAAAGCAAAATACTATTTTCCAATGTTCGAGCAATATTTAGATCAATATGATATTCCTTTAGAAATGAAATATTTGGCTATTGTAGAGTCTGCTTTAAGACCAAAAATTAAATCTGGAGCTGGAGCAACAGGTTTGTGGCAATTTATGTATGGCACAGGAGTGGAGTTCGATTTAAAAGTGAGTTCTTATGTAGATGAGCGCCAAGATCCCGTAAAAGCAACAATTGCTGCTTGTAAATATTTAAGTCAGTTATTTACTGTTTTTGGTGATTGGGATTTAGCTTTAGCAGCTTACAATTCTGGGCCTGGAAATGTAAGAAAAGCTATTAAGCGTTCTGGAGGATATACAAATTATTGGAATATAAGACCTTATTTGCCAAGAGAAACCGCAAGTTATGTACCTGCTTTTTATGCAACGATGTATATTTTTGAATATGCAAATGAACATAATATTTATTCTGAACTTCCACAATTTTTTAATTTTCAGACAGATACAATTCATGTTAAAAGAACCATTAGTTTCGATCAAATTTCAGAGAAGATAGCTATTGATGAAGAGGTGTTGTCTGAGTTAAACCCGTCTTATAAATTGGATATTATTCCGTTTGTAGAAGATAAAAATTATGCTTTAATATTACCAAGTAACAAGATTATTGAGTTTTTAGATAAGGAAAAAGAAATTTATGCTTTGGCAGATACAGATGATGCGCAGAGAGAAAAACCTTTACCTAAGTATTTCGAAATGGACCAACGTATACGTTACAGAGTAGTTAATGGAGATTTTTTAGGTAAAATAGCAAATAAATTTGGAGTTCGGGTAAGTGACTTAAAACGTTGGAATAGTTTAAAAACAAGCCGATTAAAAATAGGGCAAAGATTGTCTGTTTATCCTAAAAAAATAGGGAAATAG
- a CDS encoding exodeoxyribonuclease III: MKIISYNVNGIRAALKKGFLDWLEAANPDVICIQETKAHKEQLDLTDFENAGYPYHYWFSAQKKGYSSVAIFCKEKPNHIEYGTGIESMDFEGRNLRVDFDGVSVMSLYLPSGTNSERLDFKFKYMDEFQEYINNLKLEIPNLVICGDYNICHEEIDIHNPKMKNVSGFLPVERTWIGEFIKNGFIDSFRFLNQEKQEYSWWSYRANSRANNKGWRLDYAMVSEPLKEKISRAYILPEAKHSDHCPIAVELDI, translated from the coding sequence ATGAAGATAATATCATACAACGTAAACGGCATTAGAGCCGCATTAAAAAAAGGATTTTTAGATTGGTTAGAAGCCGCAAATCCAGATGTAATTTGCATACAAGAAACCAAGGCACATAAAGAACAATTAGATCTTACCGATTTTGAAAATGCAGGTTACCCATATCATTACTGGTTTTCTGCACAGAAAAAAGGATACTCTTCTGTAGCTATTTTTTGTAAAGAAAAACCAAATCATATTGAGTATGGAACCGGAATTGAATCTATGGATTTTGAAGGTAGAAATTTACGTGTAGACTTCGATGGTGTTTCTGTAATGAGCTTGTATTTACCTTCTGGTACTAATTCTGAAAGGTTAGACTTTAAGTTTAAATACATGGATGAATTTCAAGAATACATCAATAATTTAAAACTAGAAATTCCGAATTTAGTAATCTGTGGAGATTATAATATTTGTCATGAAGAAATTGATATTCACAACCCAAAAATGAAAAATGTTTCTGGCTTTTTACCCGTAGAAAGAACTTGGATTGGCGAATTTATTAAGAACGGGTTTATAGATAGTTTTCGTTTTTTAAATCAAGAAAAACAAGAATATTCTTGGTGGAGTTACAGAGCAAATTCTAGGGCAAATAATAAAGGTTGGCGTTTAGATTATGCGATGGTTTCAGAACCTTTAAAAGAAAAAATTTCTAGAGCCTATATTTTACCAGAAGCAAAACATTCAGACCATTGCCCAATTGCAGTAGAACTTGACATTTAA
- a CDS encoding 3-oxoacid CoA-transferase subunit B, translating into MLDKIGIAKRIAQEVQNGFYVNLGIGIPTLVANYVREGIEVEFQSENGVLGMGPFPFEGEEDADIINAGKQTITTMPGASFFDSSMSFAMIRGKHVDLTILGAMEVAENGDIANWKIPGKMVKGMGGAMDLVASAENIIVAMMHTNKRGESKILKKCSLPLTGVGCVTKIVTNLAFLEVRDNVFHLLERAPGVSVEDIQEATEGTLVVNGEIPEMKF; encoded by the coding sequence ATGTTAGACAAAATAGGAATTGCAAAGCGAATCGCACAAGAAGTTCAAAACGGATTTTATGTGAACTTGGGTATTGGTATTCCAACCTTGGTTGCAAATTACGTCCGTGAAGGTATTGAGGTTGAGTTTCAAAGTGAAAATGGTGTTCTAGGAATGGGACCTTTTCCTTTTGAAGGTGAAGAAGATGCAGATATTATAAATGCAGGGAAACAAACGATAACAACGATGCCTGGAGCAAGTTTTTTCGATTCTTCTATGAGTTTTGCAATGATTCGTGGTAAGCATGTAGATTTAACTATTCTAGGAGCAATGGAAGTTGCAGAAAATGGTGATATTGCCAACTGGAAAATTCCAGGAAAAATGGTAAAAGGAATGGGAGGCGCAATGGATTTAGTTGCTTCTGCAGAAAATATTATTGTTGCCATGATGCACACCAATAAACGTGGTGAGTCTAAAATTTTAAAGAAATGTTCTTTGCCTTTAACGGGAGTTGGTTGTGTAACAAAAATAGTAACAAACTTAGCATTTCTAGAAGTAAGAGATAACGTGTTTCACTTGTTAGAAAGAGCTCCTGGTGTTTCTGTAGAAGATATTCAGGAAGCAACAGAAGGAACATTGGTAGTTAATGGGGAAATACCAGAAATGAAGTTTTAA